From the Harpia harpyja isolate bHarHar1 chromosome 16, bHarHar1 primary haplotype, whole genome shotgun sequence genome, one window contains:
- the PHRF1 gene encoding PHD and RING finger domain-containing protein 1 isoform X3: protein MECLNPPLSEVPVDEWFCPACAPMGVSAAADTDHVSEEEVAALMADVIPTTSRLRPHVRTRAIARTRQSERVRATVNRNRITTAQQIQHVPSYLMSSLLDETIEAVVAGLNTAIYQRPLTPRAPTRQKRKTGRRKKVGGKKRTQTKSSAGKKSSGTQLKRRKHLIKKRRGKKMRVRSHVKNEATTRSRIARTLGLSKPLRGALLPSMYKPMEPSLGLMRADIGAASLSVFGDPYELDPYESNEEVPANPDSPVSAKRRVLSQSALRSHRPVARPVSVGLPRSSVPALSPDQEAEAAPVPDLLGSILSGQSFLMMSSSDVVINRDGSLTAKKAAPLHRKSANDSRVDDGSGHNTQPSTVHSGTTASSSIAGPSVSSGLSTCTRPSSSSLFSSPSPSLSRIEPAANPAQTTSEKATVKSEYSMTPRSVQTQNIGTLSRHGSKLDEMRRFNGNSKNFVPTDLSSKPLSCNLNSGSKAVTVRQPLKPPPKRIDIFELPRIPKIKKETSSKQVEPEPTGSQSCDIPSSCITQLTGKESTNQPGKGSKVESQKSNAKESQQQTCTSGVSFSTNTGVYSGSSLLGTSRSKGPSSFESFKINIPGNTGHSSRLSNPGFCNTFRPVDDKVQQKESPSSLFSVKKKQVKSEIYDPFEPTGSDSSSTSSSPERLGSGIPLTNITRTISIENPKVQTFQTVRRFTPYMVENIFGSGADSDVPSSNTESRDDVTVESRIVEQISDTEEQDNMDEEDFLSSPCTSSAVKQISNAECLKEENREGPNVFFNAEEFIRPNSNVKLDPDSPSKNDRQQKVQKVEQTERRSRSRSCSNSSSRSKKKMKRKKALGKEHKRSRSGSRDRAHSRDRSSRSTSWSGGEEHSKTHTLKPKSRRSSTDRSSSHERSKKKKMKDKTKDKKAKTSWSRERRKSRSRSGSPGSTSELYENRKKKRRSRSRSRRRERSRSNSIERTKRRKHRRDKSYESYDKDSSLRSRDRKRSRSRSRERRKWRSRSRSASRSREHKSSKSKEKRPQSRSRSKERKHRSRETSLPPPPEKDQKSPAENVSRCLEQPHSFKQEPKEELVLEELSITIHPNVKLEEIQAETPVQLREAQETIKVEPICQEVTRETAFPVPEITNICVPIGNVDSFTETELMSSSDPAVLGSCSNTNLEITVKIENTALCPSLMEPAPKKEVIMHAPAEAAPIQSSSKSKITDCVKEVEDECLVSNEKTGTFSKPELEVIPQGPVLKSKAPVKRVTWNLQEEESGTLSAGKAPRVPFYKLQRAKEGAWKAEDLNQTLNQVQLNEPPPTNYMIPEPMFPDLDSSQVYCQNIPLTLPLPSSLPPYAPVSQPTVQFIMQGSLPALGCMAGQSLTPEPGSLATASEPGIQAASVGNAEEKIKAPKPPVDKTKNEEYMKKLHMQERAVEEVKLAIKPFYQKREITKEEYKNILRKAVQKICHSKSGEINPMKVANLVKAYVEKYKHMRKHKKSDGEDTREVEN from the exons ATGGAATGCCTTAATCCACCTCTGAGTGAAGTCCCTGTAGATGAATGGTTCTGTCCAGCCTGTGCCCCCATGGgtgtcagtgctgctgcag ATACAGATCATGTCAGTGAAGAAGAGGTTGCTGCCCTCATGGCTGATGTTATTCCTACCACCAGTAGACTACGCCCTCATGTCCGAACCCGAGCTATAGCCAGAACTCGGCAGAGTGAACGAGTTAGGGCAACAGTGAACAGAAACCGGATAACAACAGCGCAACAAATTCAG CACGTGCCAAGTTACCTCATGTCCTCTCTTCTGGATGAAACAATTGAGGCAGTTGTAGCAGGCCTAAACACAGCCATCTACCAGCGTCCTCTTACACCGCGGGCTCCTActaggcaaaaaagaaaaacag GTAGGAGAAAGAAAGTAGGAGGCAAAAAAAGAACTCAGACAAAATCTTCTGCTGGGAAGAAGAGTTCAGGGACACAGCTGAAGAGACGCAAGCATCTGATAaagaagagaagggggaaaaagatgAGAGTAAGATCACAT GTGAAAAATGAGGCTACTACTCGCTCCCGTATTGCAAGAACTCTTGGTCTTAGTAAACCTCTGCGTGGAGCCTTGCTTCCTTCCATGTACAAACCAATGGAGCCCTCACTTGGTCTGATGAGAGCAGATATCGGTGCAGCTTCTCTGTCTGTGTTTGGAGATCCATATGAGTTGGATCCTTATGAAAG TAATGAAGAGGTTCCAGCAAATCCAGATTCACCAGTGAGTGCCAAAAGGAGAGTTCTCTCCCAGTCAGCACTGAGGTCTCACCGTCCTGTAGCTAGACCTGTTTCTGTGGGACTTCCCAG AAGCAGTGTACCTGCCTTGAGTCCTGATCAAGAAGCAGAAGCTGCCCCTGTGCCTGATCTGTTGGGAAGTATCCTGTCTGGACAGAGCTTTCTCATGATGAGTAGTTCGGATGTGGTCATCAACAGAGATGGTTCGCTGACGGCGAAGAAGGCAG CTCCACTTCATAGAAAATCAGCGAATGACTCGAGAGTGGATGATGGTTCAGGACATAACACCCAACCGAGTACAGTGCACTCAGGGACCACAGCAAGCAGCTCCATTGCTGGACCTTCAGTTTCCTCAGGGCTGAGTACTTGCACCAGACCCTCCTCCTCAAGCTTGTTTTCATCGCCTTCACCCTCACTGAGCAGGATTGAGCCTGCAGCAAACCCTGCACAGACTACATCAGAAAAGGCAACTGTAAAATCAGAATATTCAATGACACCCAGGTCGGTTCAGACTCAGAATATAGGTACTCTGAGCAGGCATGGCTCCAAGTTAGATGAAATGCGCAGATTTAATGGAAACTCTAAAAACTTTGTACCCACTGACTTATCTTCAAAGCCCCTGAGCTGTAACTTGAATTCTGGCTCAAAAGCTGTAACTGTGAGGCAGCCATTAAAACCACCTCCCAAGAGAATTGACATCTTTGAGCTTCCCAGGATACCAAAGATTAAAAAGGAAACCAGCAGCAAGCAGGTGGAGCCCGAACCCACAGGAAGCCAAAGCTGTGACATTCCCAGCTCCTGTATAACCCAGCTGACTGGCAAAGAGAGCACTAATCAGCCGGGAAAGGGTAGCAAGGTGGAAAGTCAGAAGTCAAATGCCAAGGAATCTCAGCAACAAACATGTACAAGCGGGGTGTCTTTTTCTACCAATACAGGTGTGTATAGCGGTTCATCGCTGCTGGGCACTTCGAGGAGCAAAGGCCCAAGCTCTTTTGAGAGTTTTAAAATCAATATTCCTGGAAACACAGGGCATTCCAGCAGACTGTCTAATCCAGGATTTTGTAACACCTTCCGCCCTGTGGACGACAAAGTACAACAGAAAGAGAGTCCTTCATCTCTTTTCTCAGTTAAGAAAAAGCAGGTCAAAAGTGAAATATATGATCCCTTTGAACCAACAGGATCGGACTCAAGTTCAACAAGTAGCAGTCCTGAAAGGCTTGGCTCAGGGATCCCACTAACTAATATTACCAGGACTATTTCCATTGAAAATCCAAAAGTTCAAACATTTCAAACTGTCCGTCGTTTCACCCCTTACATGgtagaaaatatatttggatCTGGGGCTGACTCTGACGTACCATCTAGTAACACAGAGTCTCGTGATGACGTAACAGTAGAAAGCAGAATTGTAGAACAGATCTCTGATACAGAGGAACAAGACAATATGGATGAGGAAGACTTTCTAAGCAGCCCTTGCACTTCATCTGCTGTTAAGCAAATTTCCAATGCAGAGTgtttaaaggaggaaaacagagagggCCCTAACGTGTTCTTTAATGCTGAAGAATTTATTAGACCCAATAGTAATGTGAAACTAGATCCAGATAGTCCCTCAAAGAATGACAGGCAGCAGAAAGTCCAAAAGGTAGAACAAACAGAGAGGCGATCGCGTTCCAGATCCTgttccaactccagctcccgaagcaagaagaagatgaaaaggaaaaaggcactTGGCAAAGAGCATAAGAGATCCCGATCAGGGTCTAGGGATAGAGCACACTCAAGGGACCGAAGCTCCAGATCTACCTCTTGGTCAGGTGGAGAAGAGCATAGCAAAACACACACATTGAAACCCAAGAGCAGGAGGTCTTCTACTGACCGTTCTAGCAGTCACGAACgatctaaaaaaaagaaaatgaaggataaAACCAAGGATAAAAAGGCAAAAACTTCTTGGTCTAGGGAGAGAAGGAAATCTAGGTCACGTTCAGGTAGTCCTGGAAGTACTTCTGAGTTAtatgaaaataggaaaaagaaaagacggTCTCGATCAAGATCAAGACGGAGGGAACGTTCCCGATCGAATAGCATTGAGAGGACTAAAAGGCGGAAACACAGGAGAGACAAAAGCTATGAGAGTTATGATAAAGATAGTAGCTTGAGGTCAAGGGACAGAAAGAGATCGAGATCCAGGTCTCGGGAGAGGAGAAAGTGGAGGTCTCGGTCTCGGTCTGCATCTCGATCTCGAGAGCACAAAAGcagcaaatcaaaggaaaaaagaccacAATCGAGATCACGTTCCAaagaaagaaagcacagatcAAGAGAGACCTCGCTTCCTCCTCCACCAGAAAAGGATCAAAAGTCTCCAGCTGAAAATGTGTCCAGGTGTCTGGAGCAACCCCATTCCTTCAAACAAGAGCCAAAGGAGGAACTAGTACTAGAAGAGCTTTCCATAACCATCCACCCAAATGTCAAACTTGAGGAAATACAGGCTGAGACCCCAGTTCAACTGAGAGAGGCCCAAGAAACTATAAAGGTAGAGCCCATCTGTCAGGAAGTGACCAGGGAAACTGCATTCCCTGTGCCAGAGATCACAAACATTTGTGTTCCAATTGGCAATGTGGattctttcactgaaacagaaTTAATGAGCAGCAGTGATCCAGCAGTGCTTGGTAGCTGTAGCAATACAAACCTTGAGATTAcagttaaaatagaaaatactgcATTATGTCCATCTCTGATGGAACCAGCCCCAAAGAAGGAAGTGATCATGCACGCTCCAGCTGAGGCTGCACCAATTCAAAGCTCatctaaaagcaaaataacagatTGCGTGAAGGAAGTTGAAGATGAGTGCCTTGTGTCAAATGAGAAAACTGGTACTTTCAGTAAGCCTGAACTGGAGGTGATACCTCAGGGTCCTGTGTTGAAATCAAAAGCACCAGTGAAAAGAGTTACCTGGAATCTTCAAGAGGAAGAAAGCGGCACATTGTCTGCCGGAAAAGCTCCAA GGGTGCCATTTTACAAACTTCAGCGAGCAAAAGAAGGGGCCTGGAAAGCAGAGGACTTGAATCAAACGTTAAATCAGGTGCAGTTAAATGAGCCTCCTCCAACCAATTATATGATTCCTGAGCCTATGTTTCCTGATCTAGATTCCTCTCAG GTGTACTGTCAAAATATACCTTTGACGCTGCCTCTGCCCTCAAGCCTTCCCCCCTATGCCCCTGTCAGCCAGCCCACAGTTCAGTTTATCATGCAGGGTAGTCTTCCAGCGCTTGGCTGCATGGCAGGACAGAGCCTGACTCCGGAGCCGGGCAGCTTGGCTACCGCATCTGAACCAGGAATCCAAGCTGCTTCTGttggaaatgcagaagaaaagatcAAAGCACCCAAACCTCCAGTGGATAAAACAAAAAACGAGGAA TACATGAAGAAGCTTCACATGCAGGAAAGGGCTGTGGAAGAAGTGAAACTTGCTATTAAACCTTTTTACCAGAAGAGGGAGATTACAAAGGAGGAGTACAAGAACATTCTTCGAAAAGCAGTGCAAAAG ATCTGCCACAGCAAAAGTGGAGAGATCAACCCTATGAAGGTAGCTAATCTGGTGAAGGCTTATGTGGAAAAATACAAACATATGAGGAAACATAAGAAATCTGATGGCGAAGATACACGTGAAGTGGAAAACTGA
- the PHRF1 gene encoding PHD and RING finger domain-containing protein 1 isoform X4: MSSLLDETIEAVVAGLNTAIYQRPLTPRAPTRQKRKTGRRKKVGGKKRTQTKSSAGKKSSGTQLKRRKHLIKKRRGKKMRVRSHVKNEATTRSRIARTLGLSKPLRGALLPSMYKPMEPSLGLMRADIGAASLSVFGDPYELDPYESNEEVPANPDSPVSAKRRVLSQSALRSHRPVARPVSVGLPRSSVPALSPDQEAEAAPVPDLLGSILSGQSFLMMSSSDVVINRDGSLTAKKAAPLHRKSANDSRVDDGSGHNTQPSTVHSGTTASSSIAGPSVSSGLSTCTRPSSSSLFSSPSPSLSRIEPAANPAQTTSEKATVKSEYSMTPRSVQTQNIGTLSRHGSKLDEMRRFNGNSKNFVPTDLSSKPLSCNLNSGSKAVTVRQPLKPPPKRIDIFELPRIPKIKKETSSKQVEPEPTGSQSCDIPSSCITQLTGKESTNQPGKGSKVESQKSNAKESQQQTCTSGVSFSTNTGVYSGSSLLGTSRSKGPSSFESFKINIPGNTGHSSRLSNPGFCNTFRPVDDKVQQKESPSSLFSVKKKQVKSEIYDPFEPTGSDSSSTSSSPERLGSGIPLTNITRTISIENPKVQTFQTVRRFTPYMVENIFGSGADSDVPSSNTESRDDVTVESRIVEQISDTEEQDNMDEEDFLSSPCTSSAVKQISNAECLKEENREGPNVFFNAEEFIRPNSNVKLDPDSPSKNDRQQKVQKVEQTERRSRSRSCSNSSSRSKKKMKRKKALGKEHKRSRSGSRDRAHSRDRSSRSTSWSGGEEHSKTHTLKPKSRRSSTDRSSSHERSKKKKMKDKTKDKKAKTSWSRERRKSRSRSGSPGSTSELYENRKKKRRSRSRSRRRERSRSNSIERTKRRKHRRDKSYESYDKDSSLRSRDRKRSRSRSRERRKWRSRSRSASRSREHKSSKSKEKRPQSRSRSKERKHRSRETSLPPPPEKDQKSPAENVSRCLEQPHSFKQEPKEELVLEELSITIHPNVKLEEIQAETPVQLREAQETIKVEPICQEVTRETAFPVPEITNICVPIGNVDSFTETELMSSSDPAVLGSCSNTNLEITVKIENTALCPSLMEPAPKKEVIMHAPAEAAPIQSSSKSKITDCVKEVEDECLVSNEKTGTFSKPELEVIPQGPVLKSKAPVKRVTWNLQEEESGTLSAGKAPRVPFYKLQRAKEGAWKAEDLNQTLNQVQLNEPPPTNYMIPEPMFPDLDSSQVYCQNIPLTLPLPSSLPPYAPVSQPTVQFIMQGSLPALGCMAGQSLTPEPGSLATASEPGIQAASVGNAEEKIKAPKPPVDKTKNEEYMKKLHMQERAVEEVKLAIKPFYQKREITKEEYKNILRKAVQKICHSKSGEINPMKVANLVKAYVEKYKHMRKHKKSDGEDTREVEN, translated from the exons ATGTCCTCTCTTCTGGATGAAACAATTGAGGCAGTTGTAGCAGGCCTAAACACAGCCATCTACCAGCGTCCTCTTACACCGCGGGCTCCTActaggcaaaaaagaaaaacag GTAGGAGAAAGAAAGTAGGAGGCAAAAAAAGAACTCAGACAAAATCTTCTGCTGGGAAGAAGAGTTCAGGGACACAGCTGAAGAGACGCAAGCATCTGATAaagaagagaagggggaaaaagatgAGAGTAAGATCACAT GTGAAAAATGAGGCTACTACTCGCTCCCGTATTGCAAGAACTCTTGGTCTTAGTAAACCTCTGCGTGGAGCCTTGCTTCCTTCCATGTACAAACCAATGGAGCCCTCACTTGGTCTGATGAGAGCAGATATCGGTGCAGCTTCTCTGTCTGTGTTTGGAGATCCATATGAGTTGGATCCTTATGAAAG TAATGAAGAGGTTCCAGCAAATCCAGATTCACCAGTGAGTGCCAAAAGGAGAGTTCTCTCCCAGTCAGCACTGAGGTCTCACCGTCCTGTAGCTAGACCTGTTTCTGTGGGACTTCCCAG AAGCAGTGTACCTGCCTTGAGTCCTGATCAAGAAGCAGAAGCTGCCCCTGTGCCTGATCTGTTGGGAAGTATCCTGTCTGGACAGAGCTTTCTCATGATGAGTAGTTCGGATGTGGTCATCAACAGAGATGGTTCGCTGACGGCGAAGAAGGCAG CTCCACTTCATAGAAAATCAGCGAATGACTCGAGAGTGGATGATGGTTCAGGACATAACACCCAACCGAGTACAGTGCACTCAGGGACCACAGCAAGCAGCTCCATTGCTGGACCTTCAGTTTCCTCAGGGCTGAGTACTTGCACCAGACCCTCCTCCTCAAGCTTGTTTTCATCGCCTTCACCCTCACTGAGCAGGATTGAGCCTGCAGCAAACCCTGCACAGACTACATCAGAAAAGGCAACTGTAAAATCAGAATATTCAATGACACCCAGGTCGGTTCAGACTCAGAATATAGGTACTCTGAGCAGGCATGGCTCCAAGTTAGATGAAATGCGCAGATTTAATGGAAACTCTAAAAACTTTGTACCCACTGACTTATCTTCAAAGCCCCTGAGCTGTAACTTGAATTCTGGCTCAAAAGCTGTAACTGTGAGGCAGCCATTAAAACCACCTCCCAAGAGAATTGACATCTTTGAGCTTCCCAGGATACCAAAGATTAAAAAGGAAACCAGCAGCAAGCAGGTGGAGCCCGAACCCACAGGAAGCCAAAGCTGTGACATTCCCAGCTCCTGTATAACCCAGCTGACTGGCAAAGAGAGCACTAATCAGCCGGGAAAGGGTAGCAAGGTGGAAAGTCAGAAGTCAAATGCCAAGGAATCTCAGCAACAAACATGTACAAGCGGGGTGTCTTTTTCTACCAATACAGGTGTGTATAGCGGTTCATCGCTGCTGGGCACTTCGAGGAGCAAAGGCCCAAGCTCTTTTGAGAGTTTTAAAATCAATATTCCTGGAAACACAGGGCATTCCAGCAGACTGTCTAATCCAGGATTTTGTAACACCTTCCGCCCTGTGGACGACAAAGTACAACAGAAAGAGAGTCCTTCATCTCTTTTCTCAGTTAAGAAAAAGCAGGTCAAAAGTGAAATATATGATCCCTTTGAACCAACAGGATCGGACTCAAGTTCAACAAGTAGCAGTCCTGAAAGGCTTGGCTCAGGGATCCCACTAACTAATATTACCAGGACTATTTCCATTGAAAATCCAAAAGTTCAAACATTTCAAACTGTCCGTCGTTTCACCCCTTACATGgtagaaaatatatttggatCTGGGGCTGACTCTGACGTACCATCTAGTAACACAGAGTCTCGTGATGACGTAACAGTAGAAAGCAGAATTGTAGAACAGATCTCTGATACAGAGGAACAAGACAATATGGATGAGGAAGACTTTCTAAGCAGCCCTTGCACTTCATCTGCTGTTAAGCAAATTTCCAATGCAGAGTgtttaaaggaggaaaacagagagggCCCTAACGTGTTCTTTAATGCTGAAGAATTTATTAGACCCAATAGTAATGTGAAACTAGATCCAGATAGTCCCTCAAAGAATGACAGGCAGCAGAAAGTCCAAAAGGTAGAACAAACAGAGAGGCGATCGCGTTCCAGATCCTgttccaactccagctcccgaagcaagaagaagatgaaaaggaaaaaggcactTGGCAAAGAGCATAAGAGATCCCGATCAGGGTCTAGGGATAGAGCACACTCAAGGGACCGAAGCTCCAGATCTACCTCTTGGTCAGGTGGAGAAGAGCATAGCAAAACACACACATTGAAACCCAAGAGCAGGAGGTCTTCTACTGACCGTTCTAGCAGTCACGAACgatctaaaaaaaagaaaatgaaggataaAACCAAGGATAAAAAGGCAAAAACTTCTTGGTCTAGGGAGAGAAGGAAATCTAGGTCACGTTCAGGTAGTCCTGGAAGTACTTCTGAGTTAtatgaaaataggaaaaagaaaagacggTCTCGATCAAGATCAAGACGGAGGGAACGTTCCCGATCGAATAGCATTGAGAGGACTAAAAGGCGGAAACACAGGAGAGACAAAAGCTATGAGAGTTATGATAAAGATAGTAGCTTGAGGTCAAGGGACAGAAAGAGATCGAGATCCAGGTCTCGGGAGAGGAGAAAGTGGAGGTCTCGGTCTCGGTCTGCATCTCGATCTCGAGAGCACAAAAGcagcaaatcaaaggaaaaaagaccacAATCGAGATCACGTTCCAaagaaagaaagcacagatcAAGAGAGACCTCGCTTCCTCCTCCACCAGAAAAGGATCAAAAGTCTCCAGCTGAAAATGTGTCCAGGTGTCTGGAGCAACCCCATTCCTTCAAACAAGAGCCAAAGGAGGAACTAGTACTAGAAGAGCTTTCCATAACCATCCACCCAAATGTCAAACTTGAGGAAATACAGGCTGAGACCCCAGTTCAACTGAGAGAGGCCCAAGAAACTATAAAGGTAGAGCCCATCTGTCAGGAAGTGACCAGGGAAACTGCATTCCCTGTGCCAGAGATCACAAACATTTGTGTTCCAATTGGCAATGTGGattctttcactgaaacagaaTTAATGAGCAGCAGTGATCCAGCAGTGCTTGGTAGCTGTAGCAATACAAACCTTGAGATTAcagttaaaatagaaaatactgcATTATGTCCATCTCTGATGGAACCAGCCCCAAAGAAGGAAGTGATCATGCACGCTCCAGCTGAGGCTGCACCAATTCAAAGCTCatctaaaagcaaaataacagatTGCGTGAAGGAAGTTGAAGATGAGTGCCTTGTGTCAAATGAGAAAACTGGTACTTTCAGTAAGCCTGAACTGGAGGTGATACCTCAGGGTCCTGTGTTGAAATCAAAAGCACCAGTGAAAAGAGTTACCTGGAATCTTCAAGAGGAAGAAAGCGGCACATTGTCTGCCGGAAAAGCTCCAA GGGTGCCATTTTACAAACTTCAGCGAGCAAAAGAAGGGGCCTGGAAAGCAGAGGACTTGAATCAAACGTTAAATCAGGTGCAGTTAAATGAGCCTCCTCCAACCAATTATATGATTCCTGAGCCTATGTTTCCTGATCTAGATTCCTCTCAG GTGTACTGTCAAAATATACCTTTGACGCTGCCTCTGCCCTCAAGCCTTCCCCCCTATGCCCCTGTCAGCCAGCCCACAGTTCAGTTTATCATGCAGGGTAGTCTTCCAGCGCTTGGCTGCATGGCAGGACAGAGCCTGACTCCGGAGCCGGGCAGCTTGGCTACCGCATCTGAACCAGGAATCCAAGCTGCTTCTGttggaaatgcagaagaaaagatcAAAGCACCCAAACCTCCAGTGGATAAAACAAAAAACGAGGAA TACATGAAGAAGCTTCACATGCAGGAAAGGGCTGTGGAAGAAGTGAAACTTGCTATTAAACCTTTTTACCAGAAGAGGGAGATTACAAAGGAGGAGTACAAGAACATTCTTCGAAAAGCAGTGCAAAAG ATCTGCCACAGCAAAAGTGGAGAGATCAACCCTATGAAGGTAGCTAATCTGGTGAAGGCTTATGTGGAAAAATACAAACATATGAGGAAACATAAGAAATCTGATGGCGAAGATACACGTGAAGTGGAAAACTGA